The Nitratidesulfovibrio sp. genome has a window encoding:
- a CDS encoding FkbM family methyltransferase — translation MTSPTDTTMTDTPPALALPDMAGLSRCNPRLAAWFAWAHDDWQGADATGAYVHLGCGGAVLDGFVNLDFLPHDARVRECRLLDVWPRRLAGQVAAFYAEDVIEHFYLTEQLYILCSMNVLLRPGGVARLLTPDIGQLWTYGQRFDPAVLVGSGDYFADVMRCRNGMDAVNTGLRMGGHRWLHDFTSLRRAAEECGFTARRTPCAASDDPRLCNINLRDESGISFAAELRKARPLRHLLVWPERIANAVPVAGGAPDTALPAGLDGGPDREHLDAIQPVFRATTGDPGITYRLPDVAVGRIAMVNVRSANLSEFREHNFAKAYFRLEESGAVYADRTLHSVPHMNGFTRADVETAMRGETVLRSVRFDPSEREGDLFTVGPLELFLYDDAADGGEGGDERAKGRGMAAVGADVATSAAPAATVLTGDLPPHLEDHVMATPCRQGIIHHFDFDGPVGMALAIYGEWAQAELDALAPYVPAGGRVLDIGSNVGTHAVAFARMVGGSGSGGHVTALEPQAEVFALLQRTVDVNGLADVVTPVRAGAAGHTGTARVPRIAAPEGQNLGAVRLLAADGAPQDPARTTDEIPLLTIDGLGLHLPPPERPGTGGRLDLIKVDAEGDEAAILRGAADTIRACRPVLHLECPGFSRAWPCARQALAWGYAVFHLRLPAFNPANFRGASRNVFGAAEEGALLCIPRERLEDGSLPAPCGTEIRDPAHLARALLETRAYGQPEERIPAATRLDLALSDLRRKRAEEHCVAANARSGRQHGRITTLRTATSAAEALLAGTAGMEGTTATAPTAPTAPSVTEDARARLLAALDATAPERPSIIEPDTREPWPAPPAIADGTAWTELAARRAALSDVPDGAPQRPVIDVIVPVYAGTDQTLACLHSILRADLEPADAAAPRAHVVVVNDASPEPELAAALRRLAGLGLMELLEHPANRGFVASVNAGMVLHPERDVVLLNSDTLVFPGWLGRMAAHLSARPDAGSVTPLSNNATICSYPVTERDNRAGLELGSARLDALAATVNAGVAVDIPTAVGFCMLIRRACLSETGPFDEATFGRGYGEENDFCMRAAALGWRHLLAADVFVRHAGEMSFGEGAAPLKEAAFATIQRMYPDYLRTVAAHCAADPARPARRALDLARLRGELARRFPGTTHASDHSTAHTPGTDAARPVLMVTHNWGGGTERHVRDLCARLAAEGTPALVLRPRSNDAGCVWTLNLPACGSAPICDAGPACGAGPACGTGPLHLPNLAFDLPPDFGALLEVLAELRVTHIHVHNLAGYPHAAPELLPLVARLLEIPCDVTAHDLSALCPRITCIGPDGYPCPTALDGDEGRAHGAPWRCGACIAAETPQLGNTDIVRWRAAWATLLEGARRVFTPSNDTARRLASHFPGCAARITVRPHPETSPLARAGMARHGDAPAAAPRKSDDVLRVAVIGAIGPHKGSHVLEACARHAREAGLPLHFTVVGYTDRDETLRQLGVTVTGRYDEKELPDLLGSADGSRADGSRANATPGNGHGGYHLAFLPAVWPETYSYTLSEAVLAGLYPVAFDLGAPAERMAAWDYGLRLPVDLLRDPAAINAALLACTPVSPPPGLAQAILNAGDYPAPFRASYYGIPGAEHTGGNTGNDAATPATEHP, via the coding sequence ATGACCAGCCCGACTGACACCACCATGACCGACACGCCCCCCGCCCTCGCCCTTCCCGACATGGCGGGTCTGTCCCGCTGCAACCCCCGGCTGGCCGCGTGGTTCGCCTGGGCGCACGACGACTGGCAGGGCGCGGACGCCACGGGGGCCTACGTGCATCTGGGCTGCGGCGGCGCGGTGCTGGACGGCTTCGTGAACCTGGACTTCCTGCCCCACGACGCGCGGGTGCGCGAATGCCGCCTGCTGGACGTGTGGCCGCGCCGCCTTGCCGGGCAGGTGGCCGCCTTCTACGCGGAAGACGTCATCGAGCATTTCTATCTCACCGAACAACTGTACATCCTGTGTTCCATGAACGTGCTGCTGCGCCCAGGCGGCGTGGCCCGGCTGCTCACCCCGGACATCGGCCAGCTGTGGACCTACGGCCAGCGCTTCGACCCGGCGGTGCTTGTGGGCAGCGGCGACTATTTCGCCGACGTGATGCGCTGCCGCAACGGCATGGACGCCGTGAACACCGGCCTGCGCATGGGCGGCCACCGCTGGCTGCACGACTTCACCAGCCTGCGCCGGGCGGCGGAGGAATGCGGGTTCACCGCGCGGCGCACCCCCTGCGCCGCGTCGGACGATCCCAGACTGTGCAACATCAACCTGCGCGATGAATCGGGCATCTCCTTCGCTGCGGAACTGCGCAAGGCGCGCCCCCTGCGCCACCTGCTGGTGTGGCCGGAACGCATCGCCAACGCCGTACCCGTGGCGGGCGGCGCCCCGGATACCGCGCTGCCTGCCGGGCTCGACGGCGGCCCGGACCGTGAACACCTGGACGCCATCCAGCCAGTGTTCCGCGCCACCACCGGCGACCCCGGCATCACCTACCGCCTGCCGGACGTGGCCGTGGGGCGCATCGCCATGGTCAACGTGCGCTCGGCCAACCTCTCCGAATTCCGCGAGCACAACTTCGCCAAGGCCTATTTCCGGCTGGAGGAAAGCGGGGCCGTGTACGCCGACCGCACCCTGCATTCCGTGCCGCACATGAACGGCTTCACCCGCGCCGACGTGGAAACGGCCATGCGCGGCGAGACGGTGCTGCGCTCCGTCCGGTTCGACCCTTCGGAGCGGGAGGGCGACCTGTTCACCGTGGGGCCGCTGGAACTGTTCCTGTACGACGACGCGGCGGATGGTGGGGAAGGCGGGGACGAGCGGGCCAAAGGCCGGGGCATGGCTGCGGTGGGAGCCGACGTGGCCACCAGCGCCGCCCCGGCAGCAACTGTCCTGACCGGCGACCTGCCCCCGCACCTCGAAGATCACGTCATGGCCACCCCCTGCCGCCAGGGCATCATCCATCATTTCGACTTCGACGGCCCGGTGGGCATGGCCCTGGCCATCTACGGCGAGTGGGCGCAGGCGGAACTGGACGCGCTGGCCCCCTACGTGCCAGCGGGAGGGCGGGTGCTGGATATTGGCTCCAACGTGGGCACCCACGCCGTGGCCTTTGCCCGCATGGTCGGGGGCAGCGGGTCAGGCGGGCATGTCACCGCGCTGGAACCGCAGGCAGAGGTGTTCGCCTTGCTGCAACGCACCGTGGACGTGAACGGCCTTGCGGACGTGGTCACGCCGGTACGGGCCGGGGCGGCAGGCCACACGGGCACGGCGCGGGTGCCGCGCATTGCCGCGCCGGAAGGACAGAATCTGGGCGCGGTGCGCCTGCTGGCTGCGGACGGCGCGCCGCAGGACCCGGCCCGCACCACGGACGAAATCCCCCTGCTGACCATCGACGGACTGGGGCTGCATCTGCCCCCCCCGGAAAGGCCGGGTACCGGCGGACGGCTGGATCTCATCAAAGTTGACGCCGAAGGGGACGAGGCCGCCATCCTGCGCGGGGCGGCGGACACCATCCGGGCCTGCCGCCCGGTGCTGCATCTGGAATGCCCCGGCTTTTCGCGGGCCTGGCCCTGCGCGCGTCAGGCGCTGGCCTGGGGCTACGCGGTGTTCCACCTGCGCCTGCCCGCCTTCAACCCGGCCAATTTCCGGGGGGCCAGCCGCAACGTGTTCGGCGCGGCGGAAGAAGGCGCGCTGCTGTGCATCCCGCGCGAGCGGTTGGAAGACGGCAGCCTGCCCGCGCCCTGCGGCACGGAAATCCGCGACCCCGCCCATCTCGCCCGCGCCCTGTTGGAAACCCGCGCCTACGGCCAGCCGGAAGAACGCATCCCCGCTGCCACGCGGCTGGACCTGGCCCTGTCCGACCTGCGCCGCAAGCGGGCCGAGGAACACTGCGTGGCGGCCAATGCCCGCTCCGGTCGCCAGCACGGGCGCATCACCACCCTGCGCACGGCGACCAGCGCGGCAGAAGCCCTGCTGGCCGGGACGGCGGGGATGGAGGGCACAACGGCGACTGCCCCGACAGCCCCGACAGCTCCGTCAGTCACGGAAGACGCCCGCGCCCGCCTGCTGGCCGCGCTGGACGCCACCGCCCCGGAACGGCCATCCATCATCGAGCCGGACACCCGCGAGCCGTGGCCCGCGCCGCCCGCCATTGCAGATGGAACCGCATGGACCGAACTGGCCGCACGCCGGGCCGCGTTGTCCGATGTACCAGACGGCGCGCCGCAGCGCCCGGTCATCGACGTCATCGTGCCGGTGTACGCGGGAACAGACCAGACCCTGGCCTGCCTGCACTCCATACTGCGCGCGGACCTTGAACCGGCAGACGCCGCCGCCCCCCGCGCCCACGTGGTGGTGGTCAACGACGCCAGCCCGGAACCGGAGTTGGCGGCAGCCCTGCGCCGCCTGGCCGGGCTTGGGCTGATGGAACTGCTGGAGCACCCGGCCAACCGGGGCTTCGTGGCCTCGGTCAACGCGGGCATGGTGCTGCACCCCGAGCGCGACGTGGTGCTGCTGAACTCCGACACCCTGGTCTTTCCCGGTTGGCTGGGGCGCATGGCCGCGCACCTGTCCGCCCGGCCCGACGCGGGCAGCGTCACCCCGCTGTCCAACAACGCCACCATTTGCAGCTACCCGGTGACCGAGCGCGACAACCGCGCCGGGCTGGAACTGGGCAGCGCCAGGCTGGACGCGCTGGCCGCCACGGTCAACGCCGGGGTGGCCGTGGACATTCCCACGGCGGTGGGCTTCTGCATGCTGATCCGCCGGGCCTGCCTGTCGGAAACCGGCCCCTTCGACGAGGCCACCTTTGGCCGGGGCTACGGCGAGGAAAACGACTTCTGCATGCGCGCCGCCGCGCTGGGCTGGCGCCATCTGCTGGCCGCCGACGTCTTCGTGCGCCACGCGGGCGAGATGTCCTTCGGCGAGGGTGCCGCCCCGCTCAAGGAAGCCGCCTTCGCGACCATCCAGCGGATGTACCCCGATTATCTGCGCACCGTGGCCGCCCACTGCGCGGCGGACCCGGCCCGCCCGGCCCGCCGGGCGCTGGACCTGGCCCGGCTGCGCGGCGAACTGGCGCGGCGCTTTCCCGGCACGACGCACGCGTCTGACCACAGTACGGCGCACACGCCGGGCACCGATGCGGCCCGTCCGGTGCTGATGGTCACCCACAACTGGGGCGGCGGCACCGAACGCCACGTGCGGGACCTGTGCGCCCGGCTGGCGGCGGAAGGCACGCCCGCGCTGGTGCTGCGTCCGCGCTCCAACGACGCGGGATGCGTGTGGACCCTGAACCTGCCCGCCTGCGGGTCCGCCCCTATCTGCGATGCTGGTCCTGCCTGCGGCGCTGGTCCCGCCTGCGGGACCGGTCCCCTGCACCTGCCCAATCTGGCCTTCGACCTGCCACCCGACTTCGGCGCGCTGCTGGAAGTGCTGGCCGAACTGCGCGTGACCCACATCCACGTGCACAACCTGGCGGGCTACCCCCATGCCGCGCCGGAACTGCTGCCCCTTGTGGCCCGGCTGCTGGAAATTCCCTGCGACGTCACCGCACACGACCTGTCCGCCCTATGCCCGCGCATCACCTGCATCGGACCGGACGGCTACCCCTGCCCCACGGCGCTGGACGGGGACGAAGGGAGGGCGCACGGCGCGCCGTGGCGCTGCGGGGCATGCATCGCGGCGGAAACGCCCCAGCTCGGCAACACGGACATCGTGCGCTGGCGCGCGGCATGGGCAACGCTGCTGGAGGGCGCGCGCAGGGTCTTCACGCCCAGCAACGACACGGCGCGGCGGCTGGCCAGCCACTTTCCCGGCTGCGCGGCGCGCATCACCGTGCGGCCCCACCCGGAAACGTCACCCCTCGCCCGTGCGGGCATGGCCCGGCACGGGGACGCCCCCGCCGCCGCGCCCCGCAAGTCCGACGACGTGTTGCGGGTGGCGGTGATCGGGGCCATCGGCCCGCACAAGGGATCGCACGTGCTGGAAGCCTGCGCCCGCCACGCCCGCGAGGCGGGGCTGCCCCTGCACTTCACCGTGGTGGGCTACACCGACCGCGACGAAACATTGCGCCAGCTTGGGGTGACCGTCACGGGCCGCTATGACGAAAAAGAATTGCCCGACCTGCTCGGTTCGGCAGACGGAAGCAGGGCGGACGGAAGCAGGGCGAACGCGACGCCGGGAAACGGCCACGGCGGCTACCACCTGGCCTTCCTGCCCGCCGTGTGGCCGGAAACGTATTCCTACACCCTGTCCGAGGCGGTGCTGGCCGGGCTGTATCCCGTCGCCTTCGACCTGGGCGCCCCCGCCGAACGCATGGCCGCGTGGGATTACGGCCTGCGCCTGCCGGTGGACCTGCTGCGCGACCCGGCGGCCATCAACGCCGCCCTGCTGGCCTGCACGCCCGTTTCGCCACCGCCGGGGCTGGCGCAGGCCATCCTGAACGCCGGTGACTACCCCGCGCCGTTCCGGGCCAGTTACTACGGAATCCCGGGGGCCGAACACACCGGGGGGAACACCGGGAACGACGCGGCAACGCCCGCAACGGAGCACCCATGA
- a CDS encoding TylF/MycF/NovP-related O-methyltransferase has translation MNAASINSERGDPRPRYPDITDALFWDAYFAWRDDSLLSVERFHALYLALRHITAIGVPGALLECGVYRGGSACFCAAVLAQLCQPGQTDRDLFWCDTFRGFPDGVEEASITGETLQAFPKDDVLPAAMANFARTSYPAQRLHVLRGPVQATIPGGPLPDAIALLHLDTDDADSVRHELTHLYPRLSPGGVLCIDDYGHFPGVGRAVDAYFADLARAGATPPLLARTDYTGRMGVKPRA, from the coding sequence GTGAACGCCGCCTCCATCAACTCCGAACGGGGAGACCCGCGCCCCCGCTACCCCGACATCACCGACGCGCTGTTCTGGGACGCCTACTTCGCGTGGCGCGACGATTCGCTGCTGTCGGTGGAGCGGTTCCACGCCCTGTACCTGGCCTTGCGCCACATCACGGCCATCGGCGTTCCCGGCGCGCTGCTGGAATGCGGGGTGTACCGGGGCGGCTCGGCCTGCTTCTGCGCCGCCGTGCTGGCCCAATTGTGCCAGCCAGGGCAAACGGACCGCGACCTTTTCTGGTGTGACACCTTCCGGGGCTTTCCCGACGGGGTGGAGGAAGCCTCCATCACCGGAGAAACCCTGCAAGCCTTTCCTAAGGACGACGTGCTGCCCGCAGCCATGGCCAACTTTGCCCGCACCAGCTACCCGGCGCAGCGGCTGCACGTGCTGCGCGGCCCGGTGCAGGCCACCATTCCCGGCGGCCCCCTGCCGGACGCCATCGCCCTGCTGCATCTGGATACCGACGATGCGGACTCGGTGCGCCACGAACTGACCCACCTCTACCCGCGCCTGTCGCCGGGCGGGGTGCTGTGCATCGACGACTACGGCCACTTTCCCGGCGTGGGCCGCGCCGTGGACGCCTATTTCGCGGACCTGGCCCGCGCCGGGGCCACCCCGCCGCTGCTGGCCCGGACAGACTACACGGGCCGCATGGGCGTGAAGCCCCGCGCCTGA
- a CDS encoding acylneuraminate cytidylyltransferase yields the protein MNAPHPLSPAQPGHASGAPGLSPLPSLSHVPCFPHLPDPAIMPAEQCVLAVTESWLGRADSAVRRVLAHGLPSSSLYDWIMHCGQVRHQRLRDPARRDVNIPRADWDVVAVIAARGGSRGVPRKALRMVSGVPLIARAVAACRSVASVTRVMVNTDCPDIAAAARDAGADVPFLRPAELATDEASPLDAWVYAQVWMLLVERRVPDFLLSVSATHPCLHPDEMRRAVDRLAAANRPSLQTVARLPAVSLEFLTPDFRPLNGGQNAEADDGTERHAPDHDHPDGERLLQCGAFSITCNRPYYHVQPWFRQHMTDIPAPPAEPLAHVLSARQGVDIDEPWDLATCRLLLDGDDPFPACTPADVAAYDGAHPVSRNHEADARPGVPAVPASPGMESMADPANLACVVVLPPEGQESPGVPDGGEEPDSPDGPYLHIAGIPAPCRVLDAVRTALPHVPLAVCGEGAMARTVARRYGLDLLPLPEFLARRRAAWTVPLLNAGDLAAGYAIRPDISTAAPEFSGRDILCIDGRAALLDAATLRAFVTTFLAPANAGCGLPACSVSPAPVHPAHLKRVDAAGSVLSAPGVPARRQDLPGAWCRDGALTLLPAGDSTTGSTPERAADGAPGPHNPPPGESASLPYRPIPIGRAQATLVASRLDAARGMALAAHDGHPDITPQAATGNAP from the coding sequence ATGAACGCGCCGCACCCTCTTTCGCCCGCGCAGCCCGGCCATGCTTCGGGCGCGCCCGGCCTGTCCCCCCTGCCCAGCCTTTCTCATGTACCTTGTTTTCCCCATTTACCCGACCCGGCCATCATGCCCGCCGAGCAGTGCGTGCTGGCCGTGACCGAATCATGGCTGGGCCGCGCGGACAGCGCCGTACGCCGGGTGCTGGCCCACGGCCTGCCCTCGTCCAGCCTGTACGACTGGATCATGCATTGCGGACAGGTGCGTCACCAGCGCCTGCGCGACCCTGCCCGGCGCGACGTGAACATCCCGCGCGCGGATTGGGACGTGGTGGCCGTCATTGCCGCGCGCGGCGGCTCGCGCGGGGTGCCCCGCAAGGCGCTGCGGATGGTGAGCGGCGTGCCGCTCATCGCGCGGGCCGTGGCGGCCTGCCGCTCTGTGGCGTCCGTCACGCGGGTCATGGTCAACACCGACTGCCCGGACATCGCGGCGGCGGCCCGAGATGCCGGGGCGGACGTGCCCTTCCTGCGCCCGGCGGAACTGGCCACGGACGAAGCGTCACCGCTGGATGCATGGGTCTACGCACAGGTGTGGATGCTGCTAGTGGAACGGCGCGTGCCCGACTTTCTGCTGTCCGTTTCGGCCACCCACCCCTGCCTGCACCCGGACGAGATGCGGCGCGCCGTGGACCGGCTGGCGGCTGCCAACCGCCCCTCGCTCCAGACCGTGGCCCGGCTGCCCGCCGTGTCGCTGGAATTCCTGACCCCGGATTTCCGTCCGCTGAACGGTGGGCAGAACGCGGAGGCAGACGATGGTACGGAGCGTCACGCCCCGGACCATGACCACCCGGACGGCGAACGGTTGCTGCAATGCGGCGCGTTTTCCATCACCTGCAACCGCCCGTACTACCATGTGCAGCCGTGGTTTCGGCAGCACATGACCGACATTCCCGCGCCCCCGGCGGAACCCCTGGCCCACGTGCTGTCCGCCCGGCAGGGCGTGGACATCGACGAGCCGTGGGATCTCGCCACGTGCCGCCTGCTGCTGGACGGGGATGACCCGTTTCCGGCGTGCACCCCGGCGGATGTGGCCGCATACGACGGCGCGCACCCCGTCTCCCGAAACCACGAGGCCGACGCCCGGCCCGGCGTGCCTGCTGTGCCTGCCTCCCCCGGCATGGAGAGCATGGCGGACCCTGCCAACCTTGCCTGCGTGGTGGTGCTGCCGCCCGAAGGACAGGAGTCACCCGGCGTGCCGGACGGCGGGGAGGAACCGGACTCACCGGACGGCCCGTACCTGCACATCGCAGGCATACCCGCGCCGTGCCGGGTGCTGGACGCGGTGCGCACCGCCCTGCCCCACGTGCCGCTGGCCGTGTGCGGCGAAGGGGCCATGGCCCGCACCGTGGCTCGCCGCTACGGGCTGGACCTGCTGCCCCTGCCGGAATTTCTTGCCCGCCGCCGCGCCGCGTGGACGGTGCCGCTGCTGAACGCGGGCGACCTTGCGGCAGGCTACGCGATTCGACCTGACATTTCCACCGCCGCGCCCGAATTTTCCGGGCGGGACATCCTGTGCATCGACGGACGGGCCGCCCTGCTGGATGCGGCCACCCTGCGCGCCTTCGTCACCACATTCCTTGCCCCCGCAAACGCGGGATGCGGCCTGCCCGCGTGCTCCGTATCGCCCGCGCCGGTGCACCCCGCGCACCTCAAGCGGGTGGACGCGGCAGGCTCCGTGCTTTCCGCGCCGGGGGTGCCCGCCCGGCGACAGGATCTGCCCGGGGCATGGTGCCGCGACGGCGCGTTGACCCTGCTGCCTGCGGGGGACAGCACGACAGGAAGCACACCGGAACGCGCCGCCGATGGCGCCCCCGGTCCGCACAATCCCCCCCCCGGCGAATCCGCCAGCCTGCCCTACCGCCCCATCCCCATCGGACGGGCGCAAGCCACCCTGGTGGCCTCGCGCCTGGACGCCGCACGGGGCATGGCCCTGGCCGCCCACGACGGGCACCCCGACATCACCCCCCAAGCCGCCACAGGAAACGCCCCGTGA